GCCGTCCGTGACCCTTCGGGAAACATGATGCGGATCCAGCAGCTGGGCTGAGACGGCCGTCAACCCCCCGCTAACGATCCAAGGTGAAAGCCCGTCTTTTGACGGGCTTTTTTCTTTGCGCTGGAAGGCCGACAACCATTATTTCAGCGTGAAACTGCCGTGATGCTGGCGTAACACGGTGCGTGCGCAGAATAACGCCCACCCCTTGCAGAGCGGCCACGATGTCCGACGAAACCGACGATACCGGCACCCTCCAGGCACTCCTCGATCGACTGATCAATTTCAGGTTGCCGCGAACGCTGGCGGTCAAGAAGCGCGTCGATGCCGGCGAGCGCCTGACCGATTCCGATATCGCATTCCTCAAGAGCGCGCTCGAGGATGCGCAGCGCGGGCAGCAGGTGTGGGCACGCAATCCGGAGATGCACAAGATCGGCGTGCAGATCGTCGAGCTCTACGACGACATCATCAACAAGGCCGTCGAGAACGAAAAGAAGGCATGACGAGCGGAGCCGCGAAATGAAAACCGACAAACACGACCAGGCGCCTGCCGAAACGGAAAAGATGACGCGAAAGGCGTACGAGGCGGAGCTCGAGAAACTGCATGTCGAGCTGGTCAAGCTGCAGATGTGGCTGGTCGCAAAGAAGAAGAAGGTCTGCGTCGTGTTCGAAGGGCGCGACACCGCCGGCAAGGGCGGCACGATCAAGGCGATCACCGAGCGGGTCAGCCCGCGCGTGTTCCGCGTGGTGGCCCTGCCGGCACCAACGGACCGCGAGAAGAGCCAGATGTACTTCCAGCGCTACATGCGCCATCTGCCGGCGGCAGGCGAGTTCGTGATCTTCGATCGCAGCTGGTACAACCGCGCCGGCGTGGAACGGGTGATGGAGTTCACCTCTGAAGCCAATGTGCGCAAGTTCCTGCGGACCACACCGCTGGTGGAAGCGGCGATCGTGCAGTCGGGAATCATCCTGCTCAAGTACTGGCTGGAAGTCAGCGACGAGGAGCAGACCCGGCGCCTCAAGGAACGCGCCACCGACGGACGCAAGCTGTGGAAGCTCACGCCGATGGACCTCAAGTCGTATGGGCGCTGGTACGACTATTCGCGCGCACGCGACGACATGTTCGCCGCCACCGACTCGCCGCAGGCGCCGTGGTATGTGGCCCGTACCGACGACAAGCGCCGCGGGCGCCTCAACATCATTCGCCATATGCTCGACAAGATTCCATACGAAGAGCTGCCCCGCGAGAAGTTCAGCCTGCCCA
Above is a genomic segment from Lysobacter sp. S4-A87 containing:
- the ppk2 gene encoding polyphosphate kinase 2, encoding MKTDKHDQAPAETEKMTRKAYEAELEKLHVELVKLQMWLVAKKKKVCVVFEGRDTAGKGGTIKAITERVSPRVFRVVALPAPTDREKSQMYFQRYMRHLPAAGEFVIFDRSWYNRAGVERVMEFTSEANVRKFLRTTPLVEAAIVQSGIILLKYWLEVSDEEQTRRLKERATDGRKLWKLTPMDLKSYGRWYDYSRARDDMFAATDSPQAPWYVARTDDKRRGRLNIIRHMLDKIPYEELPREKFSLPKRQKRGDYVESDYPFKFIKEQY